The stretch of DNA GGTGAACGCCCGGGTCGCCGAGCAGTATGACCGTGACCACCAGATCGGCCACAGTTACCTGATGAAACTTGGAGGGAGCAATTCGCGGGATGAGGCGGTGGAAACGCTGCAATACATCTGGTACTACGAAGTCCTCCCCCTCATGCAGGAATACTTCTATGACGCTCCTCAGAAACTGAAGGACTGCGTAGGGTCAGGTTTTGTCATACTGGGAGAGAAAGGCCGTTCGTTCACGCTTGCAGAGGAGCGTGATGGGGAGGAGTTCATCCAGATGATCCAGATGCTGGTCGGTGCCGCGATCCCCCAGGACGAGTATGAGGCATGACCTCCACGGCAACACTCTTTGAGTACGTGGCCTATCCGTATGAGGTCGCCGGACGTGACTCCTTCTCGGAGGGTCGCCTGCACCTTACCGAGGAAACGCTGGATCGCCTCGACACCCTCAATGAAACAAAAAGATTCCTGGACATCGGCCGGCACACCCTACGGCCCCTGAACTATGTCGGCGTGGTGAAGGCTGGCGGGATCACCCTCCAGATCCTCCCGAAGCTCTACCGGGGGGACGCCTATGAGAGGCACCGGGCCACGATCGCCGGCAACCTGCTCACCATGCTCTCGTGCACCGAGCGGCTTTCCATCAGGGAGATGGATCTCGCGGGTCTGGATGTCGAGAATACCGATCTTTTTGAGGTGTTCATGGCGCTCTTCGCCCAGAATCTCTCAAGGCTGCTGAACTCCACCCAGAAAAAGGCATACACACGGGAGGAGCGGGAACTCCGGGTGGTGCGGGAGCGGATCGATGTCCGGGCCTACACGAACCCGGCCCGGCTCCATATCATCCCCTGTACATTCCATGAATACACGGTCGACAACCTCCTCAACCGGACCCTGAAGTACACCTGCCACCTGATGGCCAGAACGGCCCGCCGGTTCGAGACCGTGAAGACGCTGCGCTCCATCATCGCCCTGCTCGATGCCGTCACCCTCACGCCGGTGACAGTGGCAGAGGTGGACACCATCACCTTCGACCGCCTGAACCGGCGGTTCGAGCCTTTTGTCAGGATCTGCCGGATCTTCCTCGCCAGCTCCACCCTCACCCTGCAGGCCTCGGATGTCGAGACCTTCTCCCTCCTCATCCCGATGGAGAAACTCTTTGAGGAGTTTATCGCCGCGGTGCTCATTGACGATCCGGCCTATTTCTTTGGACGGGGGGTGAACGTATCGGCACAAGGGCGGATTGGTCATCTGGTGCAGAAACGCAGTGGAGGTCGATTATTTTCCCTCATCCCCGACCTCCTCGCCGAGGGGCCGGGCGGTGCACTGGTCATCGACACCAAATACAAACTGCTCGATGAGGCTGAGAACGCCTACGATGTTTCCCAGGCCGATGCGTACCAGATGTTTGCGTACGTGGTCAAGATCCGGGCAAAGGCCGGGATGCTCCTCTATCCTGATACTGAACTGAAATCGTCTCTGGACGTTTCTTATGAGGTGAAGGACGAGGGGAAGAGTCGAAAGATTCCCTTGCTGATCCGGTCAGTGCGGCTCTCCCACGCTCTGACGACGAAAGAAGGTTGGGAGGCGTTTCGGGCGGAACTGGCAGGGGTTATACAGGAGATGGTTGATCAGGCCGCGGATTATTCTCCTGAGGAAATGTGCGAAGGGAAGACGCCGGTGTTTTCATGAAGAGTCAGGTTCTCAGTCCCTTCGAGGGCATGCTTCCTCCAAGTCATTGCAGGTGAGATGGACACTGTATCTTCCGACCTCCTGTGCGTTGAGCAATATAACCCTGGATTAGCACGGTCTCACAACAGTACCCGGATGCGATCCAAACTGAATGAGATCTGTTCCGGAGGGAGACCTAACGGTTCGATACTGGAGAGAGTGAAACACTGTAGTGGTTGGCACATTGACCGGACCACTTATGCCTTTGATACTGTAGGGGGAAGACCAAAGATCCTCTTTTTGGTGTTCGCCTCCTCGTTCATCCTTCTTTTATCTCTGAAAAGGCTAAGCATTTTTTAAGAGAAATAGCCTATCTAGAAATAACTAGATAATTCTTGAAATAATTGCAGGTCAGGAAGTTGGTGAACGATGGAGAAGTGTTTGTGTGGCAGGTGGTTCAAATCTCGGCGGGCGATGTTCGGGCATGTGGGGAGCTGCAAGGAGTATGCGGCGTTCAAGGAGTGGATGGATGGCTATAAGGCTACGAACTCCGCTGAGGAACTTCGGCGATGGAGTGAGCGGGCCGGGAAAATGGTTCCATGGGGCTGGAAGGACTATTACAACAAGTATGTCGAGATATACGGGTATAATCGGCTGGAGAAGGAAAAGAGCCGGTCGCGGGTGAAGGCCGTGCATGAGTCACACGATGCAAAAAATAGAATCAAAGATCTTGAAGCCGAAAATAATGCCCTCTACGAGGATATCAACTTCCTCTTACAGCAGATCCATGAGGAAGCTGCTGAAGTACTCCAGATGAAGCAAGAGTTGTTGCAGTCCCTCCAGCCAATACTGATCCAACCCTATATGCAGAACGTTGCACAGATTCTTCTGCGGCATGGAGAGCGATCGAGCAGGAGAGAGGCGGAATGGAAGAAGAGAGTTTTGTGACATATGGACAATATCAGGGAAAATTGATGATTGATGTCTAGATCCTGATCTCTTGGTTCTTACGCCATACACATTCACCTGACGCTGTTTTCCTTTAAGCCCATCGTCTGTGGAGGTGTATCAGGGAACCAGATCTTGAAGAAATAGCTCGCCGGACCGGCATCACCAAATGGGTCACCCCGCACCTCCTCTGCTACTCCCGGATCACCCACCTCACCGGCCTTGACATCGACCGCGAGATCCTCGGCCACTACAGCGTCACCATCACCGCGGCCGACAGTGGACTCGAACCCAGGGCGTGCCTCAGGTGCCACACCATCAACGCGCCGACCGCCCGCTACTGCACCACCTGCCACCGCGCCCTCACCGGCGAGAGCATCGCCACCATCGAGGAGATCGAGGCCGATCTCACCGCCCACCCGCAGATCTTCTGGGCGATGGTCGAGGAGATGAACAACGAGAAGAAACGGAAAGGTGAGATTTAAACTCTTTTTTAGTCAACCAATGGAATACTAGGCCATTATTTTTTAAATTATGGCATAAAATTAGATACATTTAATATTCCTGGAATGAATTATGAGATATGGACCCCTTGACCCTGGACCAGATCGATGTTTACGGACTCTTCACGCCTGATACAAATTATACAGAAATCAAATTGAACGATCCGGAACGGACCACAATCATCCACGGCATCAATGGGTGTGGCAAGACCACTCTTATGAAAATGCTCTATGGATTTTTTACAGGGGATTACAATATTTTCAAAAAAACAAGATTTAACAGTTTCCACTTGCAATTTAGTGATGGAACCACCATTCGGATTTATTCTCACTTTTTTTATCTGATACGGCAATCACTTGAGGATAATTCCTATGATAAGTTCTTAAATTCCTTTGAAGAATACATGGATAATAATAGTGCCATTTTTTTAGAATATATAAACAACATGAATCTTAAAAACTACGAAATATTCGTAATAACTCCTGAGGGTATCAAGATTCTTAT from Methanofollis liminatans DSM 4140 encodes:
- a CDS encoding McrC family protein, yielding MTSTATLFEYVAYPYEVAGRDSFSEGRLHLTEETLDRLDTLNETKRFLDIGRHTLRPLNYVGVVKAGGITLQILPKLYRGDAYERHRATIAGNLLTMLSCTERLSIREMDLAGLDVENTDLFEVFMALFAQNLSRLLNSTQKKAYTREERELRVVRERIDVRAYTNPARLHIIPCTFHEYTVDNLLNRTLKYTCHLMARTARRFETVKTLRSIIALLDAVTLTPVTVAEVDTITFDRLNRRFEPFVRICRIFLASSTLTLQASDVETFSLLIPMEKLFEEFIAAVLIDDPAYFFGRGVNVSAQGRIGHLVQKRSGGRLFSLIPDLLAEGPGGALVIDTKYKLLDEAENAYDVSQADAYQMFAYVVKIRAKAGMLLYPDTELKSSLDVSYEVKDEGKSRKIPLLIRSVRLSHALTTKEGWEAFRAELAGVIQEMVDQAADYSPEEMCEGKTPVFS